The genomic interval TTTTCAGATTCCTGGATGGTTCTGAAGTAAACAGAAGACACAcactgtatgtttttgttttttttaaagacaatTGTTATTGTGCCTTTGAATTTATATAGAAGCCTATATTTTCCATTAATATATTCAATACAGGTTACCATAATCCCAAAACTACCAAAATCGATACATCAGTTGTGAAACAGGAGGCGGAGGTTATAACAACCTCCTTGGTCAACATACGCAGTCAGTGCACTAAAAGCGCACGTGTTTATAAAGCAAACCGattgttttctttaaaattaaaaaaaatatttggccACTTAACTATGTCTAAAAATAAGAGTGATGCCACAATGGCgagtgaaaaaaagaaaagtgattGTTTTAGACATTAAACTATTTAAATGTGGCCAGAGTAAAAGATTGAAAGAGACCTGTAATAAGTCGACAAAACGGACCATTCCTTACAAGAGCATCATATTATGTAAGAGTATTATATTATATAGGCATAGGTTACGTATGCTTCATTATATTGAGATCAATCAATAGTCGAGCAAATACAATTTTTATGATTGATTCAATTTGATTAACGTGGTGACATCTGGGGATTGATTAATTGCGTTAATCAAGGGAAGCCTATATACACTGTCATAGGTACAGAACATTACTAATACTCTTTATAAATATTCATTCTTTTCAGCCCACCTAGTCCTACTCAAAAGACGTAAGGCTTTAACTTGAAATGTTTCCTTTGAAGACGTCATTCTTAAACGAAGTGACATCATTTAGTTTTGTGCAAattttgcttttattgttttCCATATTTTAGAACTTCCGAACTTCCATACAGTGAAAGGTAAGTACTTATTCCTTGTTGTCGGACCAAAAAGTGTCAAATTGTAAATTAATTTGGGTTCTGGGAATGCATTTACATATTTGCATTCAAAATGGCTTATGAAATGTTTGTGGTGTAAGCGTATGGAAGTATATATTGGACTGTATTATTTGTAACCCACAGAAGacaatccacaaatatgtaccatgatccacaaatatcactatccacaaatatgtattttctaAATCTGTATCGTGTAAAATCATATGGAGCGATCTGTACACGTGAAATGGgttttgcacatttgtggatCACATTACATTTGTGACTTTGCTCCTCTTTCGTACCATAGCtgatctgtaaaaaaaaataaaaaatcacaaatatgttactatccacaaatatgtatttcatttgtgctgtgtaaaatcatatccacaaaaatacGGAGCAATTTGTAAAAGTGAAATGACATTTGCGATTTCTCCCCTATTTGTGGATTTTTGTCCACCAGCTGAAAAAATCCACATGTGTGGTGAAGTTAATTACtacaccagcaggtggcgtatggagttaattttgtgccaaaagtattaatcaaaattttgaaagccgcaagcaaatcattaagtatcagaatgaaaatatgttttccaaatatcaaaaaaagtcgaataaaatctttttttttttgcttctggatttttttttgcttttggaatgcttttttgcttctgacttttggcactgttttaacgggtgggcgggccttagcagcttacacgtctattgttcatgggacaatacatgaatgggttaataactttaaaactaactgatttgcttgcggttttcaaaattttgattaatacttttggcacaaaattaactccatagTGGCGCCTGGAAGAAAATAAGAGTCTCAGCTTAACTATAGACAACAATGAGAAGGAAAACACTGGAGCTTCCGCTGGAAGGTGAAAGATATAGTAAATAGAGTATAGTAAATAGAGTATCACTATTTAGTCCGATGGCAAAATACACGGAGTCGGCTTGGGTTCAGATGAGACATAAATCTGTAATACGTGCCCACGATTTTGCAATCCGAGAGCACGGTTTACAAATGAGGAACTTAGTTCCTGGGCCCTCCTGACCAGGACGTCTTTGTGTCGCTTTCCCACCACGCAACGAGAATTGTAACCTTTATACTACATAAGCATGGAGGACATGCTAGGTAAGGTAATAGGTTCAAACTTCATAAGTAATTTCATGTGAAACTACATCACCGCCCTGAAACAATGAAGGATGAACAAGTCGCAGGGAGTCAGGCATTTATACAACCCACATGTGGGTGTGCGactttgtttgtgtgtgctcACGCGAAAGTAAGatcctttttttttgcataggtccctttaagggctccgTACTTAACTGTGCTCACCGATTAGTATTATGTAAGACGCCCAACCTTTAGCACGACTAGAGTAGCCTAGCCTACGCTTATATTTAATATGTTTCATACAATTATCTTTACTCCAGATGCCATAGCAGGTCGCTGTTTTGGAACATTTTGTGCCGATAATGATCATTAATTTGTCTTACCGAATAATACGATTGCTGCGCACCCTCCCACACAATGCTGCGTGGATCATGCACACAACGTGAATTCGACCTGCTGTCAGCGAAGTGCATCTGTACGGTTCGAAATTTGCACATCCTCTATCATGTTGATACTGAATGCTCtagctctctctcacacacatgcacacacagcagACGTACGCTATTATTAACACATTAAGAATGCATTTGGCCCACAGACATTTTCAACTgctaatattttttattattattattcaggtCAATATTTAgcttcatattttatttttagctctAAAAAATGACCAAGGTCCAGACCTTGGTGACTTCATAGCTGGCTATGGCCCTGATCTTAACCCTTGACCTTCTATGAATTCCGTTTCAGCTCACAAGATTTTCCAGTGCAAAAAAAGTAAGGCTTTATCTTCATGTTTCCTCTATATTTGACAGCATGAAATTTAGGTATGTGGAATATTTTCATGTGAGTGGAGATAGATATTATAAAACAATTTGGAAGGAACAAGTACAAGACGCCCATTCAGATATCTAGACTAGGAAAACAGTGGGGGTGTCAGTGCTTAGAAAGGGCTAGAAGATCATGTGGGGTCACACATCAGTGTCTGGATGTGTGTTCTGACATCATACAGGACGGATTTGACTCAGTCACTTAATAGCTCTGTCCCTGTCACCCCCAATATTGAAAACGCAGTGACACCCTTTTCTTTCAGATTGCCAGATCGTTCTTCAGTaaagagaagacaaagacaGTACGTCTGGATTTTTTCCACAATTGTCGTTCTTTGAAAGGGCTTGAAGATGCTGTGGAGCCAAGCATCAGGGTCTGGGTGTGTGTTCTTATGTGGAGATAGAACAGAACCcagtttaatattaattataatgtGCAGCCAAAGTCAATGAAACATGTTTGTCAACTGACTGCCCCCAGCTGTGTAACATCCATGCCTTAGGTCTAATATTCACATATATCTATTTTATTGCCTTTCAGATTAATGGATGGTTCTTCAGTAAAGAGGAGACACACAGTGtatgtttttttccacaatCATCATTGttactttaattttatatattttccatCAATACATTCAATATAAATTCTTAGGTACAGTATTAATACTCATTATAAATATTCTTACTTTTCAGCCTACCTTCTCTTACTCAAAACACGTAAGgctttaatttgaaatgtttccTTTGAAGACGCCTTTCTTTATCAAAGTGGTGTCATTAAAAGTTTTGTGTAAATTTTGCATTTGTTGTTTTACATGTTTCAGAAATTTTGAAGGACAAAAGGTAAGTCCAGCTTCATTGTTACAAGAATGACGACAAATTTAGTTTGGGTTCTGTATTGCATATATTGTTTTGAGTGTATAagaatttaaattaattggTAATGcataaaaatctgttttatgCATGACAATGACAATACTGCACAGTGTTATATTGGGGTTTGATCACTATGATATCAGTACATTTGTCATTTAATAATTATGTGGGCAGATATTAATTTAGCTTCCTTACCTTTCCTTCCTTTTAGGATTCTTTTCCATGAGACAAACGTCTAAGGATCCTTTGCTTAATTTTTGTGAAATTGCTCTTAAGGCACCTTTTATGGTGGGCCCTGAAAGCCCAGAACACGTCAATGATACACAAAAACTTTTAAGAAGACACAAAAACATAAAGAACATACAGTAAAAacatcaagaaaaaaaattaagcaaattaaatttttaaatgtgttgtgtTCTCTTATTGTGTTGCAGTATTGTGTCTCTGACACTGATATCTAAGGCCGCACTACAAATTCAGAAAAGTTACCGACGTGTAGGTTTTAGATTTAAAAAATCTTCACCTTATGTTTTGAGAGCAGTGTCATATGAGTAAATCGCTTTTGTTGTGGCTGCTTTATTTAACCCATGCAACAGATATAGCCATACAGTACATtgatttttgtctttattttgagATGTTTGGAATACAGAAAATATCTATACTGAATAGTTGTATATTTGTAAACAAAGAAGAAAGCAGACATATTGTGTTGATAGAACTGTTTGTTACTGTATATCTCAtatgtggtttttatttaaaactgaacaTTTAACACATAACAGAAAATATCATGTATTGCTATTCTGCCTGAAAATACCGATATGGATTTTGGTCCATATCGCCCCGCCCTACGGAAAATGCAGAGGAGGTACATGAAGTCATGAAGTGAAGGAGATCCATTTTTAATGACCCGATTATAGAACTAGTCATGTAGACGGCATAATCGTGTTATtgaaaacacatgtaaacaccTTAATCAGGTTATCACATGTAAATGGAGACATAGTCggctaacacacacacaaaaagaatCTCCTTCACTTTGTGCAAAACAGATAATACAATTTTAATCAATTTCATTGATTGAAGCATTCAGAAATTTCATgcggtttgattactaaagtgttagaccTTTGGAGTGGCACTATTTTTTGCGAAGTCTAGCTTTTTTGcgcaatgaatattgatgagatcgATGTCACCAGCCCTGTAagagtttgcatactgtcaatggtccatcagtctggaatgtcattGTCACTGCGTCtgatataaatgtattaatattattattactattattattatgggaaGCATAGGcctacccataaattgagaaatgagtgagaCTAAAAATGTTTCTCTGTTttctcttgattttttttccagagctttgtattgttttgtattattcAAGTAATATAATGTGATTGCACTTTTTTTCCCATCAACATTTCATCCATTGCATGTTACGACACATTTACTAACGGCACGCTTCACATAAATTGGTTTCACTTTCGACTGCTCCAACCAATAGGAACGATTGTAACATTTAAACTTCGCGCGGAAACGAGACAGTGATTCATGCGTTTTGTGATCCGtgattaataattttaaataacaaataaatggaTTTTATGAATACCTTATCGATTTTCGTGTATTTACTCCTCACGATTTGTCTTCATGGTAAGTGATCCGcaactataaaataaaatgtatcagTAATTTACACTTCTTAAAAGCGTTTAATACCCGTCTACCCCGCGCAAGAATAAGCTGTTATGGTTTTATGTATtcaggtgtgttttttttttttaggttccGCAGAATTAATTAGAACGGAGCAGCTTGTAATGGCTTCCTTTGGAGAAGATGTTAACTTAAAATGTGAGCTAACAAAACAGAGAAATGTGAAACAAGTGACCTGGCAGAGAGTGTCGGAGCAGACGAGTGAAAACATGGCAACGTACAGTGAACGTTTTGGTTCGAAAATCGCCGATTCTTTCCGGAAAAATGTCTGTTTCGTGGAAACGGGGCTGCAACAGTGTTCTATAGTTATTAGGAGAGTCCAGTGGAGTGATGAATCGTGCTACGATTGTCTGTTTAATGTGTTTCCTGATGGAGCCATCAGTGGGAGGACCTGCCTCAAAATCTATGGTAAAGTCTCTTTGATTTATATTATCAAAATGATCGAAAAGAATGCTGAATTCAGTAATTTTCCTATCCTTTTTCAGTTTGATTTGCACACTTGATTTGCACAAAACTAATGAAACGCTGATGAAAAAATATTTCACGATTCTTCTAGAAAGCATGACCGAGATAACTGTCTTTCTGATCTTTCAGAAATTCACAATCCTGTATTTGACATAAAACCAGTCACTGTCAGTGGTGAGGGGATATTACTGCTTTCCTGCTCTGTCACTGGAAAACCTGCACCAGAGTTATCCTGGGATATTGAcgatacagctctggaaaattCTACAACATTCTACACCAAAAATCCTAATGGAACTATAACTGTTACTAAAACTGCTACAGTTCAAATGACCCCCAGACTTCTTGCAAATACAATAGAAATCAAATGTGCAGCACAGCAAGAATATGGAGAAAGGAAGGAAACTTTCATTACTGTCCCAAATGGTGAGACAGCTGATAACCAGTCTGATAAAGCTGATACAGGACATACAGTCATCTTGTACACTGTCCTTGGTAAGCGCAGTCATCCTCCATACTTCATGATGTATGGTAATTGTGTATTTCTGACATGTATTTGACATTTGGTTTTTATACATGGTTGTATTCGGTTTTTTATACATGATTGTATATTTTCTCATCTGCAGCCATTGGAGGCCTTTGTATTTGTGGAGGCCTTTGTATTTGTGGAGGCCTTTGTATTTGGGGACGCCTTTATATTTGTGGACGCCTTTATGCTTTTTTGAAACTCACTCTAAGGAAGGAAAAAGAGCGCAGTAGGTAAAAATGAACCGACagctgtttttattattgtctaTAGAGCCAAACATGTCAGGATGAATTCCTTTTACCTTTGTCTGTTTAAAAATGCGTGCATGTTACAACCTTTTCCCCTATTTCTGGGGGAAAGATACAATGTCTTCTTCAGTAAGGAAAGCACAATATGTCTTAATATTTTTGCAATTCTCATTTGTGACTCATGTAATTGTGTAACAGTGACATCATTCAGCCAGTGATGAGGTTTGACCATGGGTTCTAACCTGTAGACCCACATGCTACTCCAAGTTCTTGTTTAAAACTAACAGACATTTAGGTGGGTGATACTGTTTGGTTAATGTACATACATTTCAGGtctaaatggaaaaaaacaattactgAACTTAATGATATGCATCAGACAATAGATGTGCAGGCTGCTCTCACTCTTACTGCATCATTCAGGTATCAGTTTTTCTGCACAGTGACTAAATTATGACCCAATCTCATTTTGCGATTTTAACACAGTGTAATTTAAAAATCCTGCTTTACACATCAGTTTTGTGTATTTCACTGTATTTCCAGTTTTCCAATAGTGTAAAATGTCAGTAGGATCTGGTGTGAAGCGGGAGAGCCACACTGCCTCTTATTCCCTTGGTCACGTGCAGAAAGAGCTTTCAGAAGGTTCATCCTTTGATAGGCTGGAGGCTGTTTGTCTGAGCTCTGCAGTGAGCTCCTGCATTCCTCCATCTTGGAACCTGGAATTCAGGCACAGCTGTGAGATTCGGATTCTAACTGAAGCTGTGACCTGTTGAACAGCCAAGCTCAACCTATGAATTTTAAATGGTCGTTTGTCACTTTCTTTTCAGCACAAAAGATCCTTATCAAGTGCCAATCAGGTATGTCGTTCACTGCTGAAAGTTAAAACTGATTTAGAATGCTAAAGATAGTAACATCGTCCTGTTTTCCATTTGCTGCACACCAAAGTCTTTTCCATTCAATGAAGACTTTGAAATGTTTGCCTGCATGTTTTTGTCCTCCTGCTGCCTTCTGTAAGATGCAAACAAAATTCAGTAGGAAATGAGCAGATGCATCTCAATGTTATATTATGCAATCAATTTCAAATACTGTAAGAAAATAATCTGTTTTATTCTCCATTTGGGCTAATTCTGCAAAAAGATAAAGGCAGCAGCTCAATTTTTCCCCTAAAATTTTGTGATTATTAGTAAATGTTTCAAAACTACGTTTAAATTGAACACattcagtctgtctgtctatgttaCGAATTGTAGAAAATCATAGGGATGGTTAGTAATATGACCGCTTATGAATTCCTTTTCAGAACACCAGACTGTTCTCAAGTGAAAACTGGGTAAGGCTTTAACTTAATGTTTCCTGTAAATCATATTTAATTACATGAATAGTGCTGAATTAGCCTTGAGGCTGAGATTTTACAGTAAGAATTTAGCCGATATATAGTATAATTTCAAAAGAGTGGAGGTGTATATTTCAAAAAGTTTGGGATCGGAGGAACAAGGACAAAACGTCCAAACTAGGAAAACAGTGGGGGTGTCAGTGCTTGGAAAGGGCTAGAGAATCATGTGGGGTCACACATCAGGGACCAGGTCTGTGTTCTGATGTGGCGATAAACTCTACTTTCATATGATTAATGATAATGTGCAGCTGAAGTCAAGGAAAAGTGTTTGTCAGTTGATTGCACCCAGCTGTGTAACATCCATGCCACCCTCATCCAGTCTTAGGTCTCATCCAGTATTCAAATCTACATGTTTTATTACCTTTCAGATTACTGGTTGGTTCTTCCCTGAAGAAAATACTAATACAGTAGGTGTCTTCagtttttttattgtcattgtagctttgataatgtataaatatatgcatTCCATAGTTACTCTGTATGTTAGGGGTGGGAATTGGTAGATTGCCGATTCAATATGTATTTcgattttatgttttttgctGAAGAGCAGTTCAAGTCAACATTTATTGTAAAGACAAGGGCTGTAACGGTACAAATATTTAGAAGGTTCATCCTTTGATAGGCTGGAGGCTGTTTGTCTGAGCTCTGCAGTGAGCTCCTGCATTTCTCCATCTTGGAACCTGGAATTCAGGCACAGCTGTGAGATTAGGATTCTAACTGAAGCTGTGACCTGTTGAACAGCCAAGCTCTTAACCTATGAattttaaatgatcttttatCACTTTCTTTTCAGCACAATCAGGTATGGCGTTCACTGCTGAAAGTTAAAACTGATTTAGAATGCTAAAGATGGTAACATCATCCTGTTTTCCATTTGCTGCACACCAAAGTCTTTTCCATTTAATGGAGACTTTGAAATGTTTGCCTGCATGTTTTTGTCCTCCTGCTGCCTTCTGTAAGATGCACATAAAATTCAGTAGGAAATGAGCAGATGAATCTGAGTGTTATATTATGCAGTCAATTTCAAATACAGTAAGAAAATAAtctatatgttttattaactCTAACTTGCTACAGTAACTCTGCAAAAAGATAAAGGCAGCAGCTTAATTTTCCCCCTAAAATTTTGTGATTATTAGTAAATGTTTCAAAACTATGTTTAAATTGAACACATTCAGTGTCTATGTTACGAATTGTAGAAAACCATAGGGATGATTAGTAATATGACCGCTTATGAATTCCTTTTCAGAACACCAGACTGTTCTCAAGTGAAAACTGGGTAAGACTTTATCTTAACATTTCCTGTAAATCATATTTAATTGCATGATTAGTGCTGAATTAGCCTTACAAGGCTGAGATTTTACAGTAAGAATTTAGCCGATATATAGTGATTAATAGTAATGTGCAGCTGACATCAGTGAAGTGCCTGTCACCTGACTGCCCCAGCTGTGTAACATCCATGCCGTCCTCATGCACTCTTAGGTATCAATTATATTCCAATCTACATGTTTTATTAACTTTCAGATTGGATTCTACTCTGAAGAAAAGACAAATACAGTAGGTGTCTTCAGTTTTTCTACTGTCATTGTGCCTTTGATAATGTATTAATATGTGTGTTCCATAACTACACTATACATTAAGGGTGGGAATTGGCAGATTATTTACCGATTAAATTAGtattttgatttttaatttttgttgctGAAGAGCAGTTCACATCTACATTTATTGTAAAGCCAAGGACTGTAACAAATATTCATCATGTGCTCTTCAGTTACATCCCTTTTGGTTTAAAACGTCCAATGAAACaaatgacacaggcagaacctAAACTCATTAGTAGATGATCATCATGAAAACATGGTAATTGTGCCCTTGAGTTGGTTAAGGCTCGTGCTGGAGAACTCCAAGACCCTTCCACGTCACATAAATCGCTAGTTTGAGAACATTCTGGTTTCCCAATAAGTTACACCAACTCCGGAGAGTGAGTAGTTGATAAAACCAAGACTCCCCATCAGCTCTGTTATATCGAACTGggatatgttgctggaaacgcatccaacatgcaaactcatttGAGACGACAACGTTCAAGTGTGTGTAAGACCAGAGCAAGGCAGACACAGCTCTGCAAGTTGGGCTCCCTGTGGCATTTAGGATGTTTTGTGATGTAATTTAGACTGGGCTTTAAAAAGGTTATAGATATGCAACCATTCTCTGTAGCAGAGAACATGGAATTTAGTTCAATATGTAACTATGAATTGGTTTTGTTATTCGGTCACAACGACAGACACATTGCCTTATGTTTGGTTTACAGCCGTTTCtatatgttttgcttttttaataatgaacaatttaaaaacaaattctgtttccCTGCTGTACTGAAATTGAACCAAACCATGAACCCAAGCAGACAGCCTC from Paramormyrops kingsleyae isolate MSU_618 chromosome 16, PKINGS_0.4, whole genome shotgun sequence carries:
- the LOC111852694 gene encoding nectin 1a-like isoform X2 → MDFMNTLSIFVYLLLTICLHGSAELIRTEQLVMASFGEDVNLKCELTKQRNVKQVTWQRVSEQTSENMATYSERFGSKIADSFRKNVCFVETGLQQCSIVIRRVQWSDESCYDCLFNVFPDGAISGRTCLKIYEIHNPVFDIKPVTVSGEGILLLSCSVTGKPAPELSWDIDDTALENSTTFYTKNPNGTITVTKTATVQMTPRLLANTIEIKCAAQQEYGERKETFITVPNGETADNQSDKADTGHTVILYTVLAIGGLCICGGLCICGGLCIWGRLYICGRLYAFLKLTLRKEKERSSTKDPYQVPIRTPDCSQVKTGLLVGSSLKKILIQTPDCSQVKTGLDSTLKKRQIHPSEHPKVKKSLDFSEQKH